The proteins below are encoded in one region of Parvicella tangerina:
- a CDS encoding ribose-phosphate pyrophosphokinase, whose amino-acid sequence MASKVKIFSCSASKELAEKIANSYGQELGQVELQKFSDGEFTTSFVESVRGCDVFIVQSTCPPADNLFELLLMIDAAKRASAKKIVAVMPYFGWARQDRKDQPRVAIGAKLVANMLEASGVDRIMTMDLHADQIQGFFEVPVDHLFGSTLFAPYLEGLKLDNLVVAAPDAGGSKRANAYAKFLDVDLALCYKQRKRANEISGMTVIGDVKDKNVVIIDDMVDTAGTLTKSAELFIKHGAKSVRAICTHAVLSGPAFERIENSVLEELIVTDTIPLKQSCSKIKVISVSGIFADVIKKAISFESISKHFVFANQ is encoded by the coding sequence ATGGCGAGTAAAGTTAAGATATTCTCATGTTCTGCTTCAAAAGAGTTGGCTGAAAAAATTGCCAATTCTTACGGTCAAGAATTAGGTCAGGTTGAACTTCAAAAGTTCTCTGACGGGGAGTTCACTACGTCATTTGTTGAGTCGGTTAGAGGGTGCGATGTATTTATTGTTCAAAGCACATGTCCACCTGCAGATAACCTTTTCGAATTGCTGCTTATGATTGATGCCGCCAAAAGAGCATCAGCAAAGAAGATTGTGGCCGTAATGCCCTATTTTGGTTGGGCTCGACAAGATAGAAAAGACCAGCCTAGGGTAGCTATCGGGGCTAAATTGGTTGCCAACATGCTGGAAGCCTCGGGAGTTGATCGGATCATGACAATGGATCTTCACGCTGACCAAATCCAAGGGTTCTTTGAAGTTCCAGTTGATCACTTGTTTGGTTCTACCTTATTTGCGCCATATCTGGAAGGGCTAAAGTTAGATAATTTAGTGGTTGCCGCTCCAGATGCAGGAGGTTCTAAAAGAGCTAACGCTTATGCTAAGTTCCTTGACGTGGATCTGGCGCTATGTTACAAACAACGTAAAAGAGCTAATGAAATCTCTGGAATGACGGTAATCGGTGATGTTAAAGATAAAAACGTTGTCATTATAGATGACATGGTAGACACGGCTGGCACACTGACTAAAAGTGCCGAACTGTTTATCAAACATGGGGCTAAAAGTGTACGAGCAATTTGTACGCATGCGGTTCTTTCAGGACCTGCTTTTGAAAGAATTGAGAATTCAGTTCTTGAAGAATTGATTGTTACTGATACGATTCCTTTGAAACAATCGTGCTCGAAAATCAAGGTCATTTCGGTATCAGGTATTTTTGCTGATGTCATTAAAAAAGCCATCAGTTTTGAATCGATCAGTAAACATTTTGTATTTGCAAAT